Genomic window (Aquimarina sp. BL5):
ACCTTCGGTTATCTAACGGATCTTTTGCAGATAGTAATGATATTATAGCAACGGTAGATGGCGATGGTCCTTATGAGTTTAGTCTAGATGGTGGTTTTCCTCAGGACAGTAATGTATTTACTAATGTCCCTGTAGGACTCAGGGAAGTTACTGCGACTAGCATAGATGGATGTGGTTCTATAACAGGATCTATATTCGTAATTGGGTTTCCTACTTTCTTTACTCCTAATAATGATGGATTTAATGATCAGTGGGGAGTTGTTGGAAATGAAGACACTCCAGAGATGGATATCTACATTTTCGATAGGTATGGAAAACTACTTCAACAATTGAATAGGGATAATCAATGGGATGGTACATATGGAGGAAAACCCCTGCCCGCAACGGATTATTGGTTTGTAGCAGAGTTCAGAGATGGATCAGCTACGTATAGAAGACACTTTACACTAAAACGATAATGGGAGTATTATTTCTCTATTTCAAAACAAGCAAGATGAAATTTACAAAAATAAATCTAGTAGCAATAATAACATTGTTGTTTATAGGATTTGGAAATGCTCAAGAAGGCTTATCTATATATTCAGATTATCTCACTGATAATTATTATCTATTACATCCATCAATGGCTGGGGCAGCTAATTGCTCTCAGGTTCGATTAACCGGTCGTAGAAACTGGGTTGGAGAAGAAGATAGTCCAGGATTGTATACTGCAGCATATAATGGGAGAATTGGTGATTCTCAATCAGGAATCGGAGCGATTGTTTATAATGATAAAAATGGATTTTCTTCTCAGACAGGAGGATATGTAACATATGCTCATCATTTGATGTTTTCCAGAAGTGAGGTAGATTTAAATCAACTGTCTTTTGGATTAAGTGCAGGAGTCATTCAATACAGATTGGATCAAACCAGATTCGATCCTAATGATCCTTTGGTAGGACCAGGATCTCTAAGTGAAAGTGAATTTAATATAGACGTTGGTTTTTCATATAATCTATATAATTTTTATACACATGTTACCGTAAAGAATCTTTTAGAAAACTCTGGGGTCAATAATGACCTGCAATTGGTTAATAATTTAAGAAACTATCTAGTATCTGTCGGGTATGTTTTTGACCGTCCAGGAAAAACCTTTTCATACGAACCTTCTATATTATATTCGCATAGGGAAGGCGTCCAGCAGTCTAGTATTGATTTTAACCTAAAGGTATATAGTGATATGGAATTTGGAAAGCTATGGGGTGGGTTATCTTATAGAAGAAGTTTTGACTCTATAGATTTTGTGGAAAATTCTGAAATACAAAGCCAGAGCTTGAATTATATAACTCCTTTTGTTGGCGTTAATTTCGGGAAATATATGTTCGCATATACCTATTCATATCAATCAAATCCAGTAACGTTTAATAATGGCGGTTTTCATCAAATAACATTAGGTATTGACTTTTCTTGTAGATCTAAAAAGTATGCGTGTTATTGCCCTTGGGTAGAATAAATTTCTTGTCAGGTAAAACCATTTTAATGAAACATTATGTAATGGTTAACTTCTTTAATTGGAAGAAAAATAGTTTGATCTTTATTTAAAGAAGAGATAACATCAAGTTTATTGTGATAAAATATTTTTGAAGAAAAATAAATACACACAATGAACAGAAGAAATTTTTTTGAAAAATCTTTATTAGTTGCAGGAGGCTTTATGATAGCTCCTATATACATCAGTTGTAATGAAGATGACGATATAGATATTGGTATTCCGGATCTTAGTACAGACAAATTTTTTGAAGGAGTTGCAAGTTTTGATCCTACTGATTCTAAAGTCATTATATGGACACGATTTACTCCTGATACTGGTAGTTCTAATACTGTAATTAATTGGCAAATTGCTTCAGATCAAAATTTTAACGATGTAGTGAGAAGTGGTGAGTTTGTAACGGGAGCAGACAGGGATTATACAGTAGCGATAGATGTTCAAGAGCTACCTTCTAATAGCAAATTTTACTATCGGTTCTTTGAGTTGGAAACACAAACAACTTCTGTAGTCGGTGAAACGATTACACTTCCAGCATCTGGGGATATGATAACTGATGTGAAGTTAGCCGTTTGTTCTTGTGCAAATTTTGCAGCAGGATTATTTAATGTGTACGGAGCCATGGCTAATTCTGAAGCAGATGTGATCGTGCATTTGGGAGATTACATCTACGAATATGGAGAAGGTGAGTACGGTACTAATGAAAATACTGTAGCCTTAGATAGAGTTCATAAACCAGCAAATGAAATTGTATCACTTACAGATTATCGAGCGAGGTATAAGCAATATAGAAGTGATGCTCAACTACAATTAGCCCATCAGAAAAAACCATTTATCTGTGTGTGGGATGACCACGAAGTTACCAATGATGCTTATAAAGATGGTGCAGAGAATCATCAAGATACTGAAGGATCCTATGAAGTTAGAAAACAAACGGCAATACAAGTATATAGTGAATTTTTGCCTCTAAGATCTACAGATCCATTTAAGATTTACAGAACATTTGATTTTGGTAGTGTATTAAGTTTACATATGTTAGATACCCGAATTATAGGTAGAGATAAGCAACTTTCTTATAATGATTTCTTTAGCCCAAGTACAGGATTAGATACAGTTGCATTTCAGACAGCCTTGCAAGACCCTAGTAGAGCTTTATTAGGATCGGAACAGCTAAATTGGTTGTCTGGAGCAATCGCTGGAAGTAATGCAAACTGGCAAGTATTAGGACAACAAGTACTAATGGGTAAAATGTTTATGCCAGCAGAATTACTTATTCTTATCGGTAGGGTCGTAGGAGAAGTTGGAGCATTAGGAGCTGCTACTCCAGAAACGGCTGCTGCTTTTGAAGCTTCATTAACGGAGCTAACAGCGATTAAAACAAGATTGCTAGCTGGAGATATTACATTGACCGACGAAGAGATCGCTAGGGTACAAACAGTTATTCCTTATAACTTAGATGCTTGGGATGGTTATTTTATCGAGAGAGAACAACTTTTTGCAATGCTGGGAGGAAGAAAAACAGTTTGTCTAGCTGGTGATACTCATAACGCTTGGTATAGTGCGTTAAAAGATGTAAGTGGAAAAGAAATAGGAGCAGAATTTGCTACATCTTCAGTTTCTTCTCCGGGATTCGAAGGTTTTCTAGGTGTAGATGGGAATCAGGCCGAAGGTTTTCAGCAAGCTTTGGAGATCCTGATTGATGACTTACAATATATGGATGCTACACAAAGAGGATTTTTACAGGTTACCTTTACGACTAGTAGTAGTCAGGCACAATGGAATTTTATTAATACCATCGCTGCAGAAAACTACACTGTAAGTGTTGGGAAAACAGTTTCGTATAGTTAGAAAGCCTTAATTTAGAAGTAGTGACTAAAAACGCAACCTGAAGAGGTTACGTTTTTTGTATTTATTGGTTTTATATTATTTTGACTGAGCCGTTTTCCTATTTAAAAAGAATATGATTTACTCTGCGACCTCTACGATAAGATTATCTTCAGTTTTAGTTACTTTGGTTAATCCTAATTTAGAAAGACCTTTCATTCCTTTATCCCAAGCTTTGTTACTTAAACCAGAAGCAGTTTTTAGATCACCTAAAGCCATGCTTTGTTCTTTTTTGATAATTTCAAAAATAGCTTTTTCGTTATCATTCAATTCTACAG
Coding sequences:
- a CDS encoding type IX secretion system membrane protein PorP/SprF is translated as MKFTKINLVAIITLLFIGFGNAQEGLSIYSDYLTDNYYLLHPSMAGAANCSQVRLTGRRNWVGEEDSPGLYTAAYNGRIGDSQSGIGAIVYNDKNGFSSQTGGYVTYAHHLMFSRSEVDLNQLSFGLSAGVIQYRLDQTRFDPNDPLVGPGSLSESEFNIDVGFSYNLYNFYTHVTVKNLLENSGVNNDLQLVNNLRNYLVSVGYVFDRPGKTFSYEPSILYSHREGVQQSSIDFNLKVYSDMEFGKLWGGLSYRRSFDSIDFVENSEIQSQSLNYITPFVGVNFGKYMFAYTYSYQSNPVTFNNGGFHQITLGIDFSCRSKKYACYCPWVE
- a CDS encoding alkaline phosphatase, coding for MNRRNFFEKSLLVAGGFMIAPIYISCNEDDDIDIGIPDLSTDKFFEGVASFDPTDSKVIIWTRFTPDTGSSNTVINWQIASDQNFNDVVRSGEFVTGADRDYTVAIDVQELPSNSKFYYRFFELETQTTSVVGETITLPASGDMITDVKLAVCSCANFAAGLFNVYGAMANSEADVIVHLGDYIYEYGEGEYGTNENTVALDRVHKPANEIVSLTDYRARYKQYRSDAQLQLAHQKKPFICVWDDHEVTNDAYKDGAENHQDTEGSYEVRKQTAIQVYSEFLPLRSTDPFKIYRTFDFGSVLSLHMLDTRIIGRDKQLSYNDFFSPSTGLDTVAFQTALQDPSRALLGSEQLNWLSGAIAGSNANWQVLGQQVLMGKMFMPAELLILIGRVVGEVGALGAATPETAAAFEASLTELTAIKTRLLAGDITLTDEEIARVQTVIPYNLDAWDGYFIEREQLFAMLGGRKTVCLAGDTHNAWYSALKDVSGKEIGAEFATSSVSSPGFEGFLGVDGNQAEGFQQALEILIDDLQYMDATQRGFLQVTFTTSSSQAQWNFINTIAAENYTVSVGKTVSYS